The following are encoded together in the Xanthobacter autotrophicus Py2 genome:
- a CDS encoding phage conserved hypothetical protein BR0599 (KEGG: rpb:RPB_3460 phage conserved hypothetical protein BR0599), whose product MRTLPSVLAAHLASGATTLCFAWRVTRRDGLVTGFTDHDRDLVVDGVTCKAASGISGSQSTLASGLSVTGAEVSGALSHDALSEDDLAAGLYDGAAIDHLLVNWQDPAQVLLLRRGTIGEVRAQDGVFTAEIRSLSDGLNQTRGRLLSSSCDADLGDARCGVDLTLPAHAASATVVAVEGALSLRVTGLSAFAQGAFARGRARLSSGANAGFVTEVKAHLVDAEGVLLRLWQRPPFAVAEGDGITLTAGCDKQLATCRDRFSNALNFRGFPHMPGNDFVIAVAIAGEGGYDGSLLE is encoded by the coding sequence ATGCGCACCCTTCCTTCCGTGCTGGCGGCCCATCTTGCATCGGGCGCCACCACCCTGTGCTTTGCCTGGCGCGTGACCCGGCGCGACGGCCTCGTCACCGGCTTCACCGACCATGACCGCGACCTCGTGGTCGATGGCGTCACCTGCAAGGCGGCGTCGGGCATTTCCGGCTCGCAGAGCACGCTGGCCTCGGGCCTGTCCGTGACGGGTGCAGAGGTGTCCGGCGCGCTCTCCCACGATGCGCTGTCGGAGGACGATCTTGCCGCCGGCCTCTATGACGGCGCCGCCATCGACCACCTGCTGGTGAACTGGCAGGACCCCGCGCAGGTCCTGCTGCTGAGGCGCGGCACCATCGGCGAGGTGCGGGCCCAGGACGGCGTCTTCACCGCCGAGATCCGCAGCCTCTCCGATGGCCTCAACCAGACCCGCGGGCGGCTCTTGTCGAGCAGCTGTGATGCCGATCTCGGCGATGCCCGCTGCGGGGTGGATCTCACCCTCCCGGCCCATGCGGCAAGCGCCACTGTGGTGGCGGTGGAAGGCGCGCTGAGCCTGCGCGTCACCGGTCTTTCAGCCTTCGCGCAGGGGGCTTTCGCCCGCGGCCGTGCACGGCTTTCCAGCGGCGCCAATGCGGGCTTCGTCACCGAGGTGAAGGCGCATCTCGTGGATGCCGAAGGGGTGCTGCTGCGGCTGTGGCAGCGCCCGCCCTTCGCGGTGGCGGAGGGGGATGGCATCACGCTTACCGCAGGCTGCGACAAGCAGCTCGCCACCTGTCGCGACCGCTTCTCAAACGCACTCAATTTCCGTGGCTTCCCCCACATGCCCGGCAACGATTTCGTCATCGCCGTCGCTATTGCCGGCGAGGGCGGATACGACGGGAGCCTCCTCGAATGA
- a CDS encoding phage conserved hypothetical protein (KEGG: nwi:Nwi_1176 phage conserved hypothetical protein) has product MPEPDADRPFPWAAAMGAGFGLLRLAPDAFWRMTPRELAAAVSALLPPAPDHLSRPDLSALMKRFPDPS; this is encoded by the coding sequence ATGCCGGAGCCCGACGCCGACCGTCCCTTTCCCTGGGCGGCGGCCATGGGCGCCGGCTTCGGCCTGCTGCGGCTTGCCCCCGATGCTTTCTGGCGCATGACGCCGCGCGAACTCGCCGCCGCCGTCTCGGCCCTGCTGCCACCCGCGCCGGACCACCTGTCGCGCCCCGATCTTTCCGCGCTGATGAAGCGCTTCCCCGATCCGTCCTGA
- a CDS encoding phage major tail protein, TP901-1 family (TIGRFAM: phage major tail protein, TP901-1 family~KEGG: rpa:RPA1899 homologue of rhodobacter capsulatus gene transfer agent (GTA) orfg9 (56% identity)): MAAQKGKDLLLKMHDGTQFTTVAGLRSRTLAFNAQSVDVTHSESAGRWRELLDGAGVKRASVSGSGVFKDAASDALVRQTFFSGALASCQVVIPDFGTITGPFQITALEIAAEHDREVTFDLTLESAGELAFAAL, from the coding sequence ATGGCCGCGCAGAAGGGCAAGGACCTGCTTTTGAAGATGCATGACGGCACCCAGTTCACCACCGTGGCGGGGCTGCGCTCGCGCACCCTCGCCTTCAACGCCCAGAGCGTGGACGTGACCCACTCCGAGAGCGCCGGGCGCTGGCGCGAGCTGCTGGACGGGGCGGGGGTGAAGCGGGCGTCGGTCTCCGGCTCCGGCGTGTTCAAGGATGCCGCCTCCGACGCGCTGGTGCGGCAGACCTTCTTCTCCGGCGCGCTGGCCTCCTGCCAGGTGGTGATCCCGGATTTCGGCACCATCACCGGGCCGTTCCAGATCACCGCGCTGGAGATCGCCGCCGAGCACGACCGCGAGGTCACCTTCGACCTGACGCTGGAAAGCGCCGGGGAGCTCGCCTTCGCGGCATTGTGA
- a CDS encoding phage conserved hypothetical protein, phiE125 gp8 (KEGG: rpc:RPC_1813 phage conserved hypothetical protein, phiE125 gp8), with protein MADLVAGPAAEPLTRAEAKAYLRIDHTDEDALLDALVTAARRRVEVETGRALMEQTWRFSLDAWPLRGIIPAPLSPVRQILSATVAAADGTPVALPAGALTLVGDRAPALFRVEPARVSAPLVRHGGIVITFTAGYGPAAADVPADLVQAVRLLVAHFYEHRDGPGDTSALPAAARALLVPYRVVRL; from the coding sequence ATGGCAGACCTTGTTGCCGGCCCCGCCGCCGAGCCGCTCACGCGCGCCGAGGCGAAGGCCTATCTGCGCATCGACCATACCGACGAGGACGCGCTTCTCGACGCCCTCGTCACCGCCGCCCGGCGCCGGGTGGAAGTGGAGACCGGCCGCGCGCTCATGGAGCAGACCTGGCGCTTCAGCCTCGATGCCTGGCCCCTGCGCGGCATCATCCCGGCGCCGCTGTCGCCGGTGCGCCAGATCCTCAGCGCCACCGTGGCGGCGGCGGACGGCACGCCGGTGGCGCTGCCCGCCGGCGCGTTGACGCTGGTGGGCGATCGTGCCCCCGCCTTGTTCCGCGTGGAGCCCGCGCGGGTGAGCGCGCCGCTGGTGCGCCATGGCGGCATCGTCATCACCTTCACTGCCGGCTATGGCCCCGCCGCGGCCGATGTGCCGGCGGACCTGGTGCAGGCGGTGCGCCTTCTGGTGGCGCATTTCTATGAGCATCGCGACGGGCCGGGAGACACCTCCGCGCTGCCCGCCGCCGCGCGGGCGCTGCTGGTGCCCTATCGCGTGGTGCGTCTGTGA
- a CDS encoding gene transfer agent (GTA) orfg11 (KEGG: rpb:RPB_3462 gene transfer agent (GTA) orfg11) translates to MTETVDIAIEVDTRNAKAALGDVEVSAKGFASALASAFTGIAVQGKDLGSVLEQLAARLSNLALTAALKPLESGLSSLLSGSAGGLGFAQGGVISEGRVMPFARGGVVAAPTYFPLGGSSLGLMGEKGAEAILPLARGADGRLGVRSAEGAGRAAVTVNVSTPDVAGFRRSEAYLSGLVARAVARGQRGA, encoded by the coding sequence ATGACCGAGACCGTCGATATCGCCATCGAGGTGGACACCCGCAACGCCAAGGCGGCGCTGGGGGACGTGGAGGTGTCGGCGAAGGGTTTTGCCTCGGCGCTGGCCTCCGCCTTCACCGGCATCGCCGTGCAGGGCAAGGACCTCGGCAGCGTGCTGGAGCAACTGGCCGCGCGGCTTTCCAATCTCGCCCTCACGGCGGCCTTGAAGCCGCTGGAAAGCGGGCTCTCCTCGCTGCTGTCGGGCTCGGCCGGCGGGCTCGGCTTCGCCCAGGGCGGGGTGATCTCGGAGGGACGGGTGATGCCGTTCGCGCGCGGCGGGGTGGTGGCGGCACCCACCTATTTTCCGCTTGGCGGTTCCAGCCTCGGCCTCATGGGCGAGAAGGGGGCGGAGGCCATCCTGCCTTTGGCGCGCGGCGCCGATGGCAGGCTCGGCGTGCGCTCGGCCGAAGGGGCGGGACGCGCGGCGGTGACGGTGAATGTTTCCACGCCGGACGTCGCCGGCTTCCGCCGTTCGGAGGCCTATCTGTCGGGCCTTGTGGCGCGGGCGGTGGCGCGCGGCCAGCGCGGGGCGTGA
- a CDS encoding conserved hypothetical protein (KEGG: rpd:RPD_1987 hypothetical protein) yields MAAFHEILFPLEVALGASGGPERVTEVITTASGREERNTRQADSRRRWDAGYGVKSLAALADVVSFFEERRGRLYGFRWRDRLDHSSAPPGHAVTPLDQVIGTGDGTRVTFTLAKIYGSLHAPYARAITKPVPGSVRVAVNGVERIEGTHFSLDATRGEITFAMAFIPPAAAVVSAGFSFDVPVRFDTDFLEVNLTAFAAGDIPRIPVIEIRV; encoded by the coding sequence ATGGCCGCCTTCCATGAGATTTTGTTCCCGCTGGAGGTCGCATTGGGCGCTTCCGGCGGCCCCGAGCGCGTCACCGAGGTGATCACCACCGCATCCGGACGCGAGGAGCGCAACACCCGACAAGCTGATTCGCGTCGGCGCTGGGACGCCGGATACGGGGTGAAAAGCCTCGCCGCGCTCGCCGATGTGGTGAGCTTTTTCGAGGAGCGGCGCGGGCGCCTCTACGGCTTCCGCTGGCGCGATCGGCTCGACCATTCCTCGGCACCGCCGGGACACGCGGTGACCCCCCTCGACCAGGTGATCGGAACCGGCGACGGCACGCGCGTAACCTTCACCCTGGCGAAGATCTACGGCAGCCTCCACGCGCCCTATGCGCGGGCCATCACCAAGCCGGTGCCAGGCAGCGTGCGCGTCGCCGTGAACGGGGTGGAACGCATTGAAGGCACGCACTTTTCACTCGATGCGACGCGCGGAGAAATCACCTTCGCGATGGCCTTCATTCCACCCGCCGCCGCTGTCGTGTCGGCCGGCTTTTCCTTCGATGTCCCGGTGCGTTTCGACACCGATTTCCTCGAGGTGAATCTCACCGCCTTCGCCGCGGGCGACATCCCGCGCATCCCCGTCATCGAGATCCGCGTGTGA
- a CDS encoding putative phage cell wall peptidase, NlpC/P60 family (TIGRFAM: putative phage cell wall peptidase, NlpC/P60 family~PFAM: NLP/P60 protein~KEGG: nha:Nham_1425 putative phage cell wall peptidase, NlpC/P60) — translation MTASLTRAAILKEARSWIGTPYLHRASLKGQGADCLGLVRGVWRELVGPEPEAMPSYAPDWAEAGRRETLAEAAGRCLVAMPVEAAQPGDVLLFRFRAHLPAKHAAILAEGGRMIHAYDGAHVCEGYLAPWWRRRLAFAFAFPGIE, via the coding sequence ATGACCGCGTCCCTCACCCGCGCCGCCATCCTCAAAGAGGCGCGAAGCTGGATCGGCACGCCCTATCTTCATCGCGCCTCGCTGAAGGGGCAGGGGGCGGACTGCCTTGGCCTCGTGCGCGGGGTTTGGCGGGAGCTGGTCGGCCCCGAGCCGGAGGCCATGCCCTCCTATGCGCCGGACTGGGCTGAGGCCGGCCGCCGCGAGACCCTGGCGGAGGCGGCCGGGCGTTGCCTTGTCGCCATGCCGGTGGAGGCGGCGCAGCCCGGCGACGTGCTGCTGTTCCGCTTCCGCGCCCATCTTCCGGCCAAGCACGCGGCGATCCTCGCCGAGGGTGGGCGCATGATCCACGCCTATGACGGCGCGCACGTCTGCGAAGGCTATCTGGCGCCCTGGTGGCGCCGCCGCCTCGCCTTCGCCTTCGCCTTTCCGGGGATCGAATAG
- a CDS encoding phage head-tail adaptor, putative (TIGRFAM: phage head-tail adaptor, putative~KEGG: bov:BOV_0592 hypothetical protein), with translation MSVGALRHRLTHQTAVDLPDGAGGIARTFLTVDVLWGAIEPLSTDYGLAEERPRASRLLRLTVRAPNTIAAGDRLLHAGRRFHVEAVVDADGRGRFHHIRCREEET, from the coding sequence GTGAGCGTCGGGGCGCTGCGTCACCGCCTGACGCACCAGACCGCCGTGGACCTGCCCGACGGGGCCGGCGGCATCGCGCGCACCTTCCTCACCGTGGACGTGCTGTGGGGCGCCATCGAACCGCTCTCCACCGACTACGGCCTCGCCGAGGAGCGCCCGCGCGCGAGCCGCCTGCTGCGCTTAACGGTGCGCGCGCCCAACACCATCGCGGCCGGCGACCGCCTGCTCCATGCCGGCCGCCGCTTCCATGTGGAGGCGGTGGTGGACGCGGACGGGCGCGGCCGCTTCCACCACATCCGCTGCCGGGAGGAGGAGACATGA
- a CDS encoding alginate regulatory protein AlgP (KEGG: pfl:PFL_5995 alginate regulatory protein AlgP) yields the protein MATKPAKKPAAAAEKPAEKAPAPKAAAKAAPKAAAAKVAAPKSTAPKTAAAPAAAPKAAAPKAPAKAAAPKAAAPKAAAKPAAAPKAAAKPAAAKKAAAPKAAAEKPAAEKPAPKAVAAKSPAPKAASAKAAKPAAEKPAKAPAKAAAKPAAKSAAKPAEVKAPAKAATPKPAAKAAKPAAAKPAPAPAPEAKAAAPKAAAPKAAAKPAAKKAAAPKPAAAKAPKAAAKK from the coding sequence ATGGCCACCAAGCCCGCAAAAAAGCCGGCCGCCGCCGCAGAGAAACCCGCCGAAAAGGCGCCCGCCCCGAAGGCTGCGGCGAAGGCCGCTCCCAAGGCGGCTGCCGCCAAAGTCGCCGCACCGAAGAGCACAGCACCCAAGACCGCAGCTGCACCCGCCGCTGCCCCGAAGGCCGCCGCACCGAAGGCCCCCGCGAAAGCCGCGGCGCCCAAGGCCGCCGCTCCCAAGGCTGCTGCAAAGCCCGCCGCTGCCCCGAAGGCTGCTGCGAAGCCCGCCGCCGCCAAGAAGGCCGCGGCACCCAAGGCTGCGGCTGAGAAGCCTGCTGCCGAGAAGCCCGCGCCGAAGGCCGTCGCGGCCAAGTCGCCGGCACCGAAGGCTGCATCCGCCAAGGCGGCCAAGCCCGCCGCCGAGAAGCCTGCGAAGGCCCCGGCCAAAGCCGCAGCAAAGCCGGCCGCCAAGTCCGCCGCCAAGCCCGCCGAGGTGAAAGCCCCCGCGAAGGCGGCCACTCCCAAGCCCGCGGCCAAGGCTGCCAAGCCCGCTGCTGCGAAGCCTGCACCGGCACCTGCGCCTGAAGCCAAGGCTGCTGCCCCTAAGGCTGCCGCTCCCAAGGCTGCTGCGAAGCCGGCCGCCAAGAAGGCCGCTGCTCCGAAGCCTGCTGCTGCGAAAGCCCCCAAGGCCGCCGCAAAGAAGTGA
- a CDS encoding gene transfer agent (GTA) like protein (KEGG: nha:Nham_1420 gene transfer agent (GTA) like protein), whose amino-acid sequence MPNARRGEIAAVLDGRVRVLVLTLGALAELESAFGADDLMALATRFETGRLSARDAARIIAAGLNGAGESVTLAEVERMRADGGAAGFARIVADLLAITFAADGAGQVPASPPPPQRA is encoded by the coding sequence ATGCCCAATGCCCGACGCGGCGAGATCGCGGCCGTGCTCGATGGACGCGTGCGCGTCCTGGTGCTCACCCTCGGCGCCCTCGCAGAACTGGAGAGCGCGTTCGGCGCCGACGACCTCATGGCGCTGGCCACCCGCTTCGAGACCGGCCGCCTGTCGGCCCGCGACGCGGCGCGCATCATCGCCGCAGGCCTCAACGGGGCGGGGGAGAGCGTGACCCTCGCCGAGGTGGAGCGCATGCGTGCCGATGGCGGCGCGGCCGGATTTGCCCGCATCGTCGCCGACCTGCTGGCCATTACCTTCGCGGCCGACGGGGCGGGGCAGGTGCCGGCGTCCCCTCCGCCGCCGCAGCGGGCCTGA
- a CDS encoding conserved hypothetical protein (KEGG: rpa:RPA1898 homologue of rhodobacter capsulatus gene transfer agent (GTA) orfg8 (32% identity)): protein MSIPLDSPALALRAALHAALVADAALLALLGGPRIHDVPPAEADFPFVALGEAVVADWSTATEAGTEHALTLHVFSRSGGRAEAYAVAEAVAHALHDAPLALAGHRLANLRATTAEVRRESDGRTFHALVRFRAVTEPL from the coding sequence GTGAGCATCCCCCTCGACAGCCCGGCGCTCGCCTTGCGCGCGGCGCTCCACGCCGCCCTCGTCGCCGATGCGGCGCTTCTCGCGCTCCTGGGCGGCCCGCGCATCCATGACGTGCCGCCGGCGGAGGCGGACTTCCCGTTCGTGGCGCTCGGCGAGGCGGTGGTGGCCGACTGGTCCACCGCCACCGAGGCCGGAACCGAGCACGCGTTGACGCTCCACGTCTTCTCCCGCTCCGGCGGGAGGGCTGAGGCCTATGCGGTGGCCGAGGCCGTCGCCCACGCTCTGCACGATGCGCCGCTGGCGCTCGCCGGCCACCGGCTCGCCAATCTGCGCGCCACCACCGCCGAGGTCCGCCGCGAGAGTGACGGGCGCACCTTCCATGCTCTGGTGCGGTTTCGCGCCGTCACCGAGCCCCTTTGA
- a CDS encoding gene transfer agent (GTA) orfg15, like protein (KEGG: nha:Nham_1426 gene transfer agent (GTA) orfg15, like protein) — protein sequence MATLLLGAAGSLVGGALFGPVGAIAGRALGALGGAVIDGALFGGNRSRNTQGPRLTDLDVMGSTEGTPLPRVYGRARLAGQVIWATKLKEVATTATQSTGGKGGSLGASQPTTTTYTYYGNFAVAVCEGPLSRIGRIWADGKLMDTRRLTVRLHLGDEAQVPDPLIEARQGAGATPSYRGVAYVVFENLELTDYGNRLPQITVEVERAVGALERQVRAVTLIPGASEFAYDPRTVRQLHGPARFSRENRHVSTAASDFEVAIDQLTGTCPNVERVSLVVAWFGDDLRAGACTVRPRTERTDKTTSIDWTVGGETRFSALAVSQYEGRSAYGGTPSDDSVVRAIARLKAAGLKVTLNPFVMMDIPVANTRPDPWTGASAQPAYPWRGRIVCDPAPGRPGTVDGTAACRTQVEALFGSAAPGDFTRTGSTVLYHGPAEWSLRRMVLHYAHLAVAAGGVEAILIGSEMVALTRLTDDTGAFPAAEALAALAADVKAVVGAETRVSYAADWTEYGAQVRTNGDVRFPLDQVWSAPAVDFIGIDFYPPLSDWRDGAGHLDATLAADIHDRAYLKANLSAGEGFDWFYADDAARAAQVRTPITDGAYGEPWLYRQKDLKSWWANAHHERIAGTRLATPTAFAPGAKPIRLMETGCPAVDKGANRPSVFPDAKSSENALPPFSTGARDDLIQRRFLEAVLGTFAPDADEADNPPAPLYGGRMVEEAFAWTWDARPFPQFPLAESVWADGANWATGHWLTGRLGGAPLDGLVATLCADFGVSDVDAASLSGGVDGYVVDQPMAGRDALEPLARAFAFEAGEAEGRIAFRAHGVGTMREIGTDDLVRSADDPLVSSTRAQESELPLQVSIGFVDSLKDYRRATVASRRLKGGSRHVSHADLAVVASDATIVRAADIWLQDLWAGRETFTFSLPPSLRALTPGDLVRLTLDGRARLLEITRVEEGEALAVTARSIEPEVFDAALAQASGGSVALPAVSGPPEVMVLDLPALSEAEPLPLQHLAAAATPWPGTLAIWRSGDGESFEAVAPVTASATFGTLISDLSPGPVWRFDRSGSVDVLLQSSLVIPARESEVLAGANLAALVVEGRALELIAFTGAELIDTDTYRLSGLLRGLAGTEAAGASLWPAGTRLVRIDGTLVSVASGLSALGRSSIYRVGLARDDQGSEDVTEVTATASGLALRPLSPVHVRGRRTAEGVALSFIRRTRIAGDGWDALEVPLGEASEAYRVEILAGASVVRAFEVSAPQLLYGVADELADFGTPQATLTVRVAQRSASVGLGAAVTAVVVVS from the coding sequence ATGGCGACCCTGCTTCTCGGCGCGGCCGGCAGCCTTGTCGGCGGCGCGCTGTTCGGCCCTGTCGGCGCCATCGCCGGGCGGGCGCTGGGCGCCCTCGGTGGCGCGGTGATCGATGGCGCCCTGTTCGGCGGCAACCGCTCGCGCAACACCCAAGGCCCGCGCCTCACCGACCTCGACGTGATGGGCTCCACCGAGGGCACGCCGCTGCCCCGCGTCTATGGCCGCGCGCGCCTCGCCGGGCAGGTGATCTGGGCGACGAAGCTGAAGGAGGTGGCCACCACCGCCACCCAGTCCACCGGCGGCAAGGGTGGCAGCCTCGGCGCGTCCCAGCCCACCACCACGACCTACACCTATTACGGCAATTTCGCCGTGGCGGTCTGCGAGGGGCCGCTGTCGCGCATCGGCCGCATCTGGGCCGACGGCAAGCTCATGGACACCCGCCGCCTCACCGTGCGCCTGCATCTGGGCGACGAGGCGCAGGTGCCAGATCCCCTCATCGAGGCGCGGCAGGGAGCCGGCGCGACGCCCTCCTATCGCGGCGTCGCCTATGTGGTGTTCGAGAATCTGGAACTGACCGACTACGGCAATCGCCTGCCCCAGATCACAGTGGAGGTGGAGCGCGCGGTGGGTGCGCTGGAGCGGCAGGTGCGGGCAGTGACGCTCATCCCCGGCGCCAGCGAGTTCGCCTACGATCCGCGCACCGTGCGCCAGCTGCACGGGCCGGCGCGCTTCAGCCGTGAGAACCGCCATGTGAGCACCGCGGCGAGCGACTTCGAGGTGGCCATCGACCAGCTCACCGGCACCTGCCCGAACGTGGAGCGGGTGTCCCTGGTGGTGGCCTGGTTCGGTGACGACCTCAGGGCCGGGGCCTGCACCGTGCGCCCGCGCACCGAGCGCACCGACAAGACCACGTCCATCGACTGGACGGTGGGCGGCGAGACCCGCTTCAGCGCCCTCGCCGTCTCCCAGTATGAAGGCCGCTCCGCCTATGGCGGCACGCCCTCCGACGACAGCGTGGTGCGGGCCATCGCCCGGCTCAAGGCGGCCGGCCTGAAGGTGACGCTGAACCCGTTCGTGATGATGGACATTCCCGTCGCCAACACCCGTCCCGATCCCTGGACCGGCGCGAGCGCCCAGCCGGCCTATCCCTGGCGCGGGCGCATCGTGTGCGATCCGGCGCCGGGCCGGCCGGGTACGGTGGATGGCACCGCCGCCTGCCGGACGCAGGTCGAAGCCCTGTTCGGCAGCGCCGCGCCGGGGGATTTCACCCGCACTGGTTCGACCGTGCTCTATCACGGCCCGGCCGAATGGAGTCTGCGGCGCATGGTGCTCCACTACGCGCATCTCGCGGTGGCGGCGGGGGGCGTGGAGGCCATCCTCATCGGCTCGGAGATGGTGGCGCTCACCCGCCTCACCGACGACACCGGCGCGTTTCCCGCCGCCGAGGCGCTGGCCGCCCTCGCCGCCGACGTGAAGGCGGTGGTGGGCGCCGAGACCCGCGTCTCCTATGCCGCCGACTGGACCGAATACGGCGCGCAGGTGAGGACCAATGGCGACGTGCGCTTTCCGCTGGATCAGGTGTGGAGTGCGCCGGCGGTGGACTTCATCGGCATCGATTTCTACCCGCCGCTTTCCGACTGGCGCGACGGCGCCGGCCATCTCGACGCCACGCTTGCCGCCGACATCCACGACCGCGCCTATCTGAAGGCCAACCTCAGCGCGGGCGAGGGGTTCGACTGGTTCTATGCGGATGACGCCGCTCGCGCCGCGCAGGTGCGCACGCCCATCACCGACGGCGCTTATGGCGAGCCGTGGCTGTATCGCCAGAAGGACCTGAAATCGTGGTGGGCCAATGCCCATCACGAGCGCATCGCCGGCACCCGCCTGGCGACGCCCACCGCGTTCGCCCCCGGCGCCAAGCCCATCCGCCTGATGGAGACCGGCTGCCCCGCCGTGGACAAGGGCGCCAACCGGCCGAGCGTCTTCCCCGACGCCAAGTCGTCCGAGAATGCCCTGCCGCCCTTCTCCACCGGCGCGCGGGACGACCTCATCCAGCGCCGCTTCCTGGAGGCGGTGCTCGGCACTTTCGCCCCCGACGCAGACGAAGCCGACAATCCGCCCGCACCGCTCTATGGCGGGCGCATGGTGGAAGAGGCCTTCGCCTGGACCTGGGACGCGCGGCCCTTCCCGCAATTTCCCCTCGCCGAGAGCGTGTGGGCGGACGGCGCCAACTGGGCCACCGGCCACTGGCTCACCGGCCGCCTCGGCGGTGCGCCGCTCGATGGGCTGGTGGCGACGCTCTGCGCCGATTTCGGCGTGAGCGATGTGGACGCCGCGAGCCTCTCCGGCGGGGTGGACGGCTATGTGGTGGACCAGCCCATGGCCGGCCGCGACGCGCTGGAGCCGCTCGCCCGCGCCTTCGCCTTCGAGGCCGGGGAGGCGGAGGGGCGCATCGCCTTCCGCGCCCATGGTGTCGGGACAATGAGGGAGATCGGCACCGACGATCTGGTGCGCAGTGCCGACGACCCGCTCGTCTCCTCCACCCGCGCGCAGGAGAGCGAACTGCCGTTGCAGGTTTCCATCGGCTTCGTGGACAGCCTGAAAGATTATCGCCGCGCCACCGTCGCCTCCCGCCGGCTCAAGGGGGGCAGCCGCCATGTGAGCCATGCAGACCTTGCCGTGGTGGCCTCCGACGCGACGATCGTGCGGGCCGCAGACATCTGGCTGCAGGACCTGTGGGCGGGGCGGGAGACCTTCACCTTTTCGCTGCCGCCCTCGCTGCGTGCGCTAACGCCCGGCGATCTGGTGCGCCTCACGCTCGACGGGCGGGCGCGGCTCTTGGAAATCACCCGCGTGGAGGAAGGGGAGGCGCTGGCCGTCACCGCCCGCAGCATCGAGCCGGAGGTGTTCGACGCGGCGCTGGCGCAGGCTTCGGGAGGCAGCGTGGCGCTGCCCGCCGTGTCCGGCCCGCCGGAGGTGATGGTGCTGGACCTGCCCGCCTTGTCGGAGGCGGAGCCCTTGCCGCTGCAACATCTTGCTGCCGCCGCCACGCCCTGGCCGGGGACGCTGGCCATCTGGCGCTCGGGGGATGGCGAGAGCTTCGAGGCGGTGGCGCCGGTCACCGCCTCCGCCACCTTCGGCACGCTGATCTCGGACCTGTCGCCGGGGCCGGTCTGGCGCTTCGATCGCTCCGGAAGCGTGGATGTCCTGCTGCAATCCTCGCTCGTCATTCCGGCGCGCGAGAGCGAGGTGCTGGCCGGAGCCAATCTCGCTGCTTTGGTCGTGGAAGGGCGGGCGCTGGAACTCATCGCCTTCACCGGCGCCGAACTGATCGACACCGACACCTACCGCCTCTCCGGCCTGTTGCGCGGCCTTGCCGGCACCGAGGCGGCCGGCGCTTCGCTGTGGCCTGCGGGCACGCGCCTCGTGCGCATCGACGGCACGCTGGTGAGCGTGGCGAGCGGCCTCTCGGCGCTGGGGCGCAGCTCCATCTACCGGGTCGGCCTGGCGCGGGACGACCAGGGATCGGAGGATGTCACCGAAGTGACCGCAACCGCCTCCGGCCTCGCCCTGCGTCCGCTGTCGCCGGTGCATGTGCGCGGGCGGCGCACGGCGGAGGGCGTGGCCCTCTCCTTCATCCGCCGCACCCGCATCGCCGGCGATGGCTGGGACGCGCTGGAGGTGCCCTTGGGCGAGGCGAGCGAGGCCTATCGGGTGGAGATCCTCGCCGGCGCCAGCGTGGTGCGGGCCTTCGAGGTCAGCGCGCCCCAGTTGCTCTATGGGGTCGCCGACGAACTGGCCGATTTCGGCACGCCGCAAGCCACCCTCACCGTGCGCGTCGCCCAGCGCTCCGCCAGCGTCGGCTTGGGCGCGGCGGTGACGGCGGTGGTGGTGGTGTCTTAG